GTGGGGGCGGGGGTACGTAGGGGAGGTGAGGGAGAGTGCCGTGGTTAAATTGAGGAGGGTATGGATATGGAGGGAAGAATGGAGGATATGGAGGGAAGAATGGAGGTGGATGTTGTAGGAGTGGAAGGCCTCTGAAGGGTGCCCGTGGTGGAGAATAGCTGTTGCCAGTGCCAGTAATTGAATGTGGGCTTCTTGCTGTAGTTGTAGTTGTAGTTGTAGTTGTAGTAGAGCCAGTGCCAGTGAGATGTGGGCTGCTGTTTGTTGTAGTTGTAGTTGTAGTAGAGCCAGTGCCAGTGATTGTGGTGAGAGCTGTGGCTGGTGGGTTGGGAGCGGGTGAAATGTGTAGCAAAGCATTTTCTTCCTCCATACTGTCTTCATCAATTCGTTCTTCCTGGATGTTTAAGTCTCTAATTCCTAGAAGCTCATCCTCTGGATCAGACATTCTGCATTTGCTTTTTCAGTGGACTGAAGCATTTATTCCAGTGGCCTTTTATATAGGCGAGTGGAAGTCATGATGTAATGAGGTGCTACAACTGGAAAAATGATGTAAAGATGATGTATTGAGGTGCTCCAGATGGAAACGGGGATAGTTAGCAATAATGGGGTCAAATATTGCACTTAGATTGTTTTTGCGTGGAAAATCGCAGTTTTACTTATGGGCGATACGTGttaattttgtgtttgtgtccatgtgactgtgtgcatgtagttGTAGTGTTGTAGGTGTGAATCGTAGCTTGGGAAACAAGGATAGTGATAGAATAGTGGGAAGAATTCCAGCATAACGTTCGGATCAGACAATTCAAGTATATTAAGGTCaagcataaattattattgtaaaacaCTTGTAACTAACAGATTGGGATGCTATAGTATAGCTCCAAACTCTATCTGCATATTCGAGAAAGACAACTATAATATTCTTGTAGTAATGGAGACTATACTGATGTGCTGACTTTTATTTCCAACATCCTGTACCCAAATAATGTACTTCTTCACACATGAATGTACCTCAGAAGTATGCATATAATCTACCCATCTATACAGCCTTATATATTAGTGAGGACATTGTAGCTAAATAAATGTTATACAGTGCAGGACTGTGTGCTCACTATAATCATATAGGGTTTGTACATTATAATGTTCCCCTTCCTATGCTAAAAGATAACCATAAGTGTATAAGCCATGCAGTAGCACATTACTGACATTGTTTGGGCACCAAAGTATGACTCAATGCTATACCTATATACTATACAAATGGTGACCTATAGTTGACAATTACTTTCAAAAAACCAAACACCATCATAATgtctgcatataattatataggagaGGAAAGGGTATATGCTAAAAGATAGCCATAAGTGTATAAgccatgcagtatatatagcaCATTACTGACAGCACCAAAGTATGACTCAATGCTATACCTATATACTATACAAATTAATGGtgacatataataattatagttgacaATTACTTTCAAAAAACCAAACACCATCATAATGTCTGCATATAGGAGAGGAAAGGGTATACTTATATAGCCTGGGTCAAGGTGAAAGCTGCATGAGGACATAATAAGCTGGAGGCCTAATAAAGTTTGTAAGCGTTAGACAAAGAGAACACTACAACATTGATTACATTGTGAACCTGGCTGGCTAGTTATAAAGAGGAAAAGTGTGGCTAAAACAGATATGTAGTGGGTGGAGTAGGGGGGGGTGTTCATGCCTTCTGACCAACAAACATGTGTGTGCAAGGTGTGAATTTTTGGGACATGTGCTCCATGTGCCTGTGCAAAAGTTGGTATCTAACAGGTGAAATCTGTGTATGGCTGAGAAACAGAGTATTATAATGGCAGAGAAAGATCTAGACTGTTTCCAAGAGGATATAACACCTGAAATGGTTGAGGAACTGTTTAGTGGTAAGAGTGAAATGTGTGTTTAGTTATAGACCATGTGTGTGGTACTGTTGTGGTGAATAAGAAAACCACAGCATGCATGATGACATTATAAGATACCtaatatgcacacacatttcagGTAACCAGTATAGTCTGTTGTGGATAGCTTTAAAACATTCAGGAGTAATGACCTCTTCAAAGATTGACTTATAAtgttttgtattattattacagaATGGGGAGAAGAGACAGATGCTGGCAAACCGACACAATGCGATGCAGCGGAGGTTGCAATAAAAAAGCTGGAGGCCATAAAAAAGAGGTCGGCGAGTGATACAGCTAGCAAGAAATAAAGTGGACTATTGTTTCAAGCGGAACAATTATGTAGTGTgttgaacaaaattaatatttaatCATTGATTACAATTATTCCCACAATGGcaataatatttattatgATTAGTGACAATAGGATGCCAATCATGTAACTAAACAACTGTGGACCATCTGCCTTCATGGTCAGATGGTTTCGGCCTGATTGGGCCTCGTCAGCACAGTGCAGttggtataataattttgtaataaatacaataataacaaAGGATACTTGTGACTTGTTGAGCTCATCTGAATGCTGaactcagaataattatgtgtgataaaagaatgtgcatgtgcgtgtgtgtgtgtgtgtatatagttgtatgtgcgtgtgtgtgtgtatatagttgtatgtgcgtgtgtgtgtgtatatagttgtatgtgcgtgtgtgtgtgtatatagttgtaagtatgtatgtgcgtgtgtgtgtgtatatagtgtatgtgcgtgtgtgtgtgtataattatagttgtaagtatgtatgtgtgcgtgtgtgtgtgtgtgtgtgtgtgtgtgcgtgtgcagaGGAGGATGGTAAATTTAAATGTGCCTCAGAGGACTTTAATTGCACTTTGAGTGTTTATACTCTTTTTTTGTTACCTCCAACTGCTTTAGCTAAAATTGGAGGTAACAAACAAAGAGCAGACGATTGTAATGCAAGTAAAGTTCTCCGGAATCATTTTAATAGAAAACGTTTGACCCTGACTATCCTCCTCTgcacggtgtgtgtgtgtgtgcgcatgagtacagtgtgtgtatagacgTGTGTCTTCACataagtggtgtgtgtgtgtgtgcatgtgtgggggtgggtgatTTCTGCATGTATGAGGCATAGTTATGCATGAGGGAACAGAACAATACATAAACGGAATTGTGGTTACTGCAATAGGTACAAGGGAACAGAACAATACACAGCATCGTGGTCACTGTAGTAAACAtcacgtacatgcatgaaaacaTCTGTACATTGTCTATTTAAGTACACATGATCAATTAAAGTTCCGTTATCTGTGGTGGCACTTTGGACGAGCTGATTGTAGCCTTGTGACAACATAAAATATTCTACTTGAGACCCAGTAGGACACAATATATTATCATTAAAATCACCTAGCACCAGAGTTGTAGTATCTGCTGCACTAATATGATTAAATAGATCAGTCATAAAGTGAAGAAATAGTCTAATTGGTACAGTTGGGGACCTGTAAACTACTGCTACTTGTAATTTGTAATGATCATAAAGCAAAGTTGTTACTACACATTCAATACCATTGGACGTAAATGTGGACGTACTGCTTGCTTGCCACCTATCATTAAAACTAATCAAGGTTCCTCCCTTGTGGTCATTTGCGGGTCTATCACATCTTACTACTGTATGGTTACTGTGTATTGTGGGAGAAGACTGACTTCTTGACAACCAAGTTTCACAAAAACACAAAGCACATGCTTTCATGAGGTCAGAGTCTTCTTGTATGTCTGCTAGCTTAGCAACAAGTGACCTAACATTAAGCAGTGCTATTGTAATGTGGCTCGACCAGGGAAGCAATTGCAAGGGTGGTGTGCTATCCAATAGTTGTGCCCTTAATCTATCCATTTCTGCATCTACATGTGGGCTCTTGGTAATAGCTTTGGGATTGTAATTTACAATGTGTAGGCCAGTCAACGATTTCACTCTACTTAAAGCAACATACATTTGGCCAGGATTAAATCGAGTGCCTTTCATATCCACAACAATAGCATCTAATGTCAACCCCTGTACTTTGTGAATGGTAGTAGCCCATGCTAGCGTTAGTGGAAACTGTAAGCGTGTAATTTCAGCACCACGTTTGCCTTTAGCAAGAAACACAACTTCAAGTTTGCTTAGTGGTACAGCATTAGGGTGGGTTACTCGATATTGACTAGACTGAGAGGCCCCTAAACCTACTTGTTCATTGTCAAACTTTACCAGGACTGTACTCACTTCACCACTACTGTCGGTTACAATGTGCACAATTTGACCCCTGGCACCATTTACCAAGCCGTCTGACACGTCCACATTAGTGGTGAGCATAACTCTAGAACCAACAACAATCTCAAGTGCACTATGGAGACCGCCTGTATCTGTTCTCTTGCTAGACAAACTTCCTAAATCAATGTGCTTTGTTTGACCAGTTGCAGCATCTGTAGCTTTAATTTTATACCTTGGATCGCTAGCGGGTAAACAACTCAACATGTACTTGTTGCGAATGTCTACGTCTTCATTCAATCTGTACACATGTAAGGCCTGAGTAGGATAATCTACGGAATTTGAGTGTACTATCCGGGACTTTAGTACGCTAATGTCGACTGCAGTGCAACTAGCCGTTCTAGCTCTGCACAACAGTTTGGCAAAAGCGCTGTCGCCCTGCTGACGCATTATCTCATCGAGCTCGACCAATTTGAATTGATCTTGCCACACTGAACCAGATCCGTACAATTGTGCATAACAGTCTCTAACTCTACTAAACAGTGTGGGTTGACCTACAGGTGGCAATTGGTACAAGTCGCCAACAGCCAGTACACTTACTCCACCAAACATTAAATCTGGGGCTACAGCTTTAATTTGTTGCAAccttttgtgtatctcaagcaACATATTTGCACCAACCATGCTCACTTCATCAATGATTAGCAAAACTAGCTTAGAGAGTTTAGAACGCAGTGTATTCACTCTTTCATTACTGAGTGGCTGAAACCCACTGGATCTACTTCTGCCTAACAAAAATGCTGAGTGTAGTGTCATGCCATGTATATTGAACGCTGCTACACCCGTAGGGGCTGTTAAAAGTACCAACACATCATCTGGTTCAGTTGTTCCTGAGAGTCTGATCAATTTCAAAGTGTCTGACTGAATTAACTTAATGACATGTGATTTACCGACACCGCCAGGACCGCTCAAGAAAATATAGTACGGTTCAATGCGCTTACCATCCTTTAAGTCTATCACCGCACGTTTACACCAATTACGATGGTACACAACAATTTGTTTTTGCTTAGTATTAAGGCTTCTCATCAACGTTCGATACTCCGTTGGTGGAATAACCTTGTGATTAGCTGCACTTTCAAACCTAGCACTTAACGTAGGTGCGCTCCCACTAGTGGGATTGGATTGCAACAGCCTATCATTGTCTACTAGATCGTCTGGTGAAATGTCTGTGATTGTTTCACTACCTTGCTGGGCTGCATTAGTGTTGCTATGCTCGGTTGATGGGGCTATCTGACACCACGCATGCTCTGGTCTACTATTTTCATCAACATCAATATTGTCTATATTTTCAATTGTATACTTAGACTCATTTGAAGCAACAAATGTTCGGACAGCGTTGTAATGCTCAGCATAGGTGGAGTGTCCAGCAAGCAAGTCAACTTCTTCGTTGTACCACGGATAATACAACATGAGCTTTGCCCTATACCAATTGCTAGGATCGGAATGTATGTTATACCGTCTGAATCTTATGGTAGCTGGTCTCCTCCGCTCACGCATGAACCCAAAACCACCCGTAAGACGTATTTTGTTGGTGTTTGTCTCACTTTCTACATCTAATGCATCATTGTTAACATCGTCAGCCTGAGGCCTATAGTCGGTAGAGTAGGTAGCAGCAAACTCAGCTAAACACATGTCACTCAACTGGGCAGGTCTATGCTCATATCTGTCAATCAGGCTCTTCTGAAACACATTAGTATCTTCTCCATGCAACTTACTAAGATCATCAGGGCCCTTAAGCACAGCTATTCTGTCTTTTTTGATATTCGTGTCAACAAATATAACGGCCCTACTTAGCTGCTTCAATGGTATGGACAACAACCTGTACACTGTTTCCTGTGCACTGACTTCCCTATTGGTTAAAAAGGCAGACCCAATTTTACGCAATTGCAATTTAAGCTCATCTGTTCTAGCTTCAGCTGCAACTTGCTTAAGTAAGGCTCCCATAGATTTCTCTGTCTTCATAATGTATGATGCTACGTACATTACACAAGCATAGGCATTGAGCACATACTGAATGTCCATATTGGCTTGCCAAGCCAACATTACAGAGGGGTTGTAGTTGTTGACATTCTGCTCGCTGGGTGTACGCTTCAACAGCACAACTGTACCACTGTTTGTAACTTCCAACGCTTGTAAATACTCGTCTTTTACAACGTTAGCCTGACTAAGCACATCGTCAAGTGTTGCATTAGCAGCACAATTTGGTAACACTTTACGTACTTTAGTTAATACCGTTTGAGCTTGTTTAACGTGCTCTAGATCAGGGGAGCTCTCTGCAATAACTGTGTTAGCACTGGGAGGGTGTGGGAAGCGAAATCTACACGACTTGTGTCGCTTACAGTAGCTAGAATGTCTGTGTTGCTGTACTGCCAGAACTTGTTGTTTCAGTTTACTACACTCGTCTCCTGGGATTGCACAAGTAACGTACTGATCAATAAATGCACATATGTCAGTGTTACTGGCGACACCATACAGGGGAGCATCTTTAACCCAAAGCACACAATGAGCATGTGGTGAACCCCTAGATTGAAACTCAATTCTAATAGCATGATCAACTATTTCACCGAGGGGCTTAGCTTTACTTTTAATAACATCTTGAAAGAATGTCGTCAATCTGTAATGGAAATGCCTAGCTGCTGTTACAGGATTGCACCTCAACCATTTGCTTTTGTCCTCGAATGACATTGCTTCAATTTGTGCATCTGTAAAGTGGTGACCATACTGCCTACCGATAATCTGAATAATGTCTGGCCATTTCATGTCTGCTGCCGACAATGTAAAGAACCACGTGGGAGTACCCAGCTGTCTTATCATTGCTAGCAAATCATAAAATGTCCGCTGGTAATACGGGGGCGAACCTCTAACATTTTTGAGAAATCTGTATGCTTTGTCGGTACGTACGTGTAGACTTAGGAATGCTGAGTCTCGCACCTGTGAGGCTGTAAACGATCTAGCTGGTTTCTGTCTCCATGCAAAATTGTTGCCATCATCCAGCACCTGTTTACACTCAACAATGTATTGGGCTACAAACAAGTAGTCTAAATCTCGAGAAAATCTCCCGTCAATGTCTAACAACCGTGCATTGAAATACTTTCTGTACGTTAGTTTTCTAGGCCTTTGCTTGCTAAAACCACCAGTACCAAAGCAAAACTTGTCAGGGTTACACATTAACTCAAACTGTGGGTCAGACATAATAAACAGTGGTTTCTGGCCTTCAGCTGGTGCTACACTCACTATCTGTTCAGGGTTCTCAAGTGATAGAATGCTAGCATGTGTGCCACCGGTAATTTCTAATGTATGTTGATCGCCTTCTGCTATTGTTAAATCATCAATCTCTATGTCTCCATTACAGTCGTTTGTACTGGAATCAGTGGCACAGGTACGACTAACAGTGGTTGGAAGTGTGGGAGTGCTAACAGATAGTGTAGGTACGGTTAGCTCGTCCAGGGCCACGAAAATGTTTTTCATAAGTAGACCAAGTTTAATTTCATGTTCACC
This is a stretch of genomic DNA from Halichondria panicea chromosome 1, odHalPani1.1, whole genome shotgun sequence. It encodes these proteins:
- the LOC135342968 gene encoding uncharacterized protein LOC135342968, with translation MFNSFAYQLKSLVQNLNGSTLRKMCVRYLDEHGADHGHSQFVPQSNEPFDQEDAYIESVADPVVQHDLRWQQYLTRLSEGAWGDPITLAAVCQLFNLKLTVFHSYPDGTRVATLHEFGEHEIKLGLLMKNIFVALDELTVPTLSVSTPTLPTTVSRTCATDSSTNDCNGDIEIDDLTIAEGDQHTLEITGGTHASILSLENPEQIVSVAPAEGQKPLFIMSDPQFELMCNPDKFCFGTGGFSKQRPRKLTYRKYFNARLLDIDGRFSRDLDYLFVAQYIVECKQVLDDGNNFAWRQKPARSFTASQVRDSAFLSLHVRTDKAYRFLKNVRGSPPYYQRTFYDLLAMIRQLGTPTWFFTLSAADMKWPDIIQIIGRQYGHHFTDAQIEAMSFEDKSKWLRCNPVTAARHFHYRLTTFFQDVIKSKAKPLGEIVDHAIRIEFQSRGSPHAHCVLWVKDAPLYGVASNTDICAFIDQYVTCAIPGDECSKLKQQVLAVQQHRHSSYCKRHKSCRFRFPHPPSANTVIAESSPDLEHVKQAQTVLTKVRKVLPNCAANATLDDVLSQANVVKDEYLQALEVTNSGTVVLLKRTPSEQNVNNYNPSVMLAWQANMDIQYVLNAYACVMYVASYIMKTEKSMGALLKQVAAEARTDELKLQLRKIGSAFLTNREVSAQETVYRLLSIPLKQLSRAVIFVDTNIKKDRIAVLKGPDDLSKLHGEDTNVFQKSLIDRYEHRPAQLSDMCLAEFAATYSTDYRPQADDVNNDALDVESETNTNKIRLTGGFGFMRERRRPATIRFRRYNIHSDPSNWYRAKLMLYYPWYNEEVDLLAGHSTYAEHYNAVRTFVASNESKYTIENIDNIDVDENSRPEHAWCQIAPSTEHSNTNAAQQGSETITDISPDDLVDNDRLLQSNPTSGSAPTLSARFESAANHKVIPPTEYRTLMRSLNTKQKQIVVYHRNWCKRAVIDLKDGKRIEPYYIFLSGPGGVGKSHVIKLIQSDTLKLIRLSGTTEPDDVLVLLTAPTGVAAFNIHGMTLHSAFLLGRSRSSGFQPLSNERVNTLRSKLSKLVLLIIDEVSMVGANMLLEIHKRLQQIKAVAPDLMFGGVSVLAVGDLYQLPPVGQPTLFSRVRDCYAQLYGSGSVWQDQFKLVELDEIMRQQGDSAFAKLLCRARTASCTAVDISVLKSRIVHSNSVDYPTQALHVYRLNEDVDIRNKYMLSCLPASDPRYKIKATDAATGQTKHIDLGSLSSKRTDTGGLHSALEIVVGSRVMLTTNVDVSDGLVNGARGQIVHIVTDSSGEVSTVLVKFDNEQVGLGASQSSQYRVTHPNAVPLSKLEVVFLAKGKRGAEITRLQFPLTLAWATTIHKVQGLTLDAIVVDMKGTRFNPGQMYVALSRVKSLTGLHIVNYNPKAITKSPHVDAEMDRLRAQLLDSTPPLQLLPWSSHITIALLNVRSLVAKLADIQEDSDLMKACALCFCETWLSRSQSSPTIHSNHTVVRCDRPANDHKGGTLISFNDRWQASSTSTFTSNGIECCSRYYNSGAR